Below is a window of Pseudomonadota bacterium DNA.
GATACGTGCTCTCCGCTAGAGTAGAAGTAGTGAGATAGTGCTTCCCAAGTCTCTGTTCGGCAGGATGATCCTGATCCAGGTGCTGGGCCTCGTGGTGGCGGGCGGGGTCGGCGCGGCGATCCATTCCTGGGAGGTGGACAGGATCTTTGCACAAACCGACGCGGCCCAGGCCGCCCAGCGGATCGCCGACATCGTGAGTCTGCTCGACACGCTGGAGCCCGCCGAGCGCGGGAAAGTCGTCGCCATCCTCAACACCCGCCGGTGGTTTGCTTCGCTCGATCCGGCGGCAGCACAGCGCACCGGGGCCGGCGGACAACGACATTCCGGGCTGGCGAGATTCGAAGACTGGGTGCGCCGAGCGCTCGGCAGTCGCGCCCTCAAGGTCGTCCTCGCCGATCAAGGTGCGACCGGCGCATCGTACCTCGTACAGGCGCGCTTGACGGACGGTCATTGGGTGACGCTCGGCTATCGTCGTAGTTGGACCAGCTCCGCCAATCGCCTGTTCTGGACCTGGCCGATACTGGCGGCCGTGATCGTTATCGCGGCGTGGGTGGCGGTGCGCTGGGTGACGCGCCCGCTGTCTATCCTTGCGCAAGCCGCTGAAGATCTGGGACGCGACATCAACCGCCCGCCTTTGAAGGAGAACGGGCCTTCGGAGGTGCGACACGTGGCCTCGGCCTTCAACCACATGCAATCGCAGCTTGTGCGCCTGCTGCAGGACCGCGTGCGGATCTTCTCGGCGATGTCTCACGATCTCAAGACCCCGGTCACCCGCCTGCGGCTGCGCGCCGAGATGCTGGAAGACGCGGGGCTGAAGGCCAAATTCGCGGCCGACCTGGACCTGATGGAAACCATGGTCAACGCGACCCTGGATTTCGCTCGCGGCATGAGCGACCGAGAGGTTTTTCAACCGGTGGACATCATGGCACTCATTGAAAGCATCCAAGCGGATGCGGAAGAGATGGGGCAATCCGTGGCGGTCGGAGGCCACGCAGTGGAGCCTTACAGCGGCAAACCCGTGGCCTTGAAGCGCTGCATCGGCAACTTGGTGGACAACGCGGTCAAGTACGGCCAGCGCGCCGAGGTGCTGGTGAACGACGACGGCAGGCGGCTTCAGATCCGCGTCCTCGATGCCGGACCGGGGATCCCGAAAGCCGAGCTCGAGCGGGTGTTCGAGCCCTTCTATCGCCTCGATTCATCGCGCAGCCGGGAAAGCGGAGGAACCGGCCTAGGCCTCGCCATCGCCCGCAACATCGCCCATCTGCACGGAGGAGGGCTCGCCTTGAACAACGCCCACGGCGGCGGGCTAGAAGCGCTCCTCACCCTCCCGCGTGGTTTGAGCCCCGCTGGACTTGCGCACCGGTAAGGATCAATGCCGAGCCGGGCCATAAGCCGCTTCTGGCGGTCGCGATTGCTCTCGCTCCTCAGGTTTGCCGTGCCGTATGTCCTGTTGGGGGCCATGGGGCCGGCAATGGCGGGAAGTTTCTTTGCCCACCTGGCCGATCCGTTCGACACCGAGACCGAGACCGCATCGGGACCAGAGGTCCCCTGGCGGGCCACAGAGCCGCTTCCGAAGGTACCTGAGCCGAGGCTCGGCAGTGCCGCGGGGATCTCAGGCCCTCTCTCCCTGGCCCAGATCACCGACCTCGCCCTCATGAATAACCCGCAGACCCGAGAGGCGTGGGCCGTGGCACGCGCTCAAGCCGCGGAGCTCGGGATCGCGCGCGCGCTGTACTGGCCG
It encodes the following:
- a CDS encoding ATP-binding protein, which codes for MLPKSLFGRMILIQVLGLVVAGGVGAAIHSWEVDRIFAQTDAAQAAQRIADIVSLLDTLEPAERGKVVAILNTRRWFASLDPAAAQRTGAGGQRHSGLARFEDWVRRALGSRALKVVLADQGATGASYLVQARLTDGHWVTLGYRRSWTSSANRLFWTWPILAAVIVIAAWVAVRWVTRPLSILAQAAEDLGRDINRPPLKENGPSEVRHVASAFNHMQSQLVRLLQDRVRIFSAMSHDLKTPVTRLRLRAEMLEDAGLKAKFAADLDLMETMVNATLDFARGMSDREVFQPVDIMALIESIQADAEEMGQSVAVGGHAVEPYSGKPVALKRCIGNLVDNAVKYGQRAEVLVNDDGRRLQIRVLDAGPGIPKAELERVFEPFYRLDSSRSRESGGTGLGLAIARNIAHLHGGGLALNNAHGGGLEALLTLPRGLSPAGLAHR